In a genomic window of Anoxybacter fermentans:
- a CDS encoding formate--tetrahydrofolate ligase, whose amino-acid sequence MAFKSDIEIAQEAKMLHIKEIAAKLGLSESDIELYGDYKAKVKLDVYKRVENNPDSKLILMTAITPTPAGEGKSTTTVGLGQALNRLGKKCTVALREPSLGPCFGIKGGAAGGGYSQVVPMEDINLHFTGDIHAIGTAHNLLAAALDNHLKQGNELGIDPTQITWKRVVDMNDRALRNIVIGLGGKAHGVPRQDGFMITVASEIMAILCLASDLMDLKERMGNIVIGYTYEGRPVRAKELQVHGAMAALMKDAIKPNLVQTLENTPAFIHGGPFANIAHGCNSIMATKLAMKLSDYVITEAGFGADLGAEKFFNIKCRFAGLKPDCAVIVATARALKMHGGVPKNNLTEENLEALAKGIENLDKHIENVQKFKVPVVVAINRFPTDTEAELEFIREHCEKLGVPVALSEVWAKGGEGGIELAETVLKVLETTPAEFEPLYDVNLPIKEKIETIAKEIYGADGVIFTKNCEKQIEKLTEHGFDKMPICMAKTQNSISDDPTLLGRPRNFKITVREIYVSAGAGFLVALTGDVMTMPGLPKRPAAVDIDVDAEGRITGLF is encoded by the coding sequence GTGGCTTTCAAGAGTGACATTGAAATTGCTCAGGAGGCGAAGATGCTGCATATCAAAGAAATTGCAGCCAAGCTAGGTCTATCTGAAAGTGATATTGAACTGTACGGTGATTATAAGGCCAAGGTAAAACTTGATGTTTATAAGAGAGTAGAAAACAATCCAGATAGCAAGTTGATTTTAATGACTGCAATTACCCCAACCCCGGCTGGAGAAGGAAAATCTACTACAACTGTTGGTTTAGGACAGGCCCTGAACCGTTTGGGTAAAAAGTGTACTGTAGCTTTAAGAGAGCCATCTTTGGGTCCTTGTTTTGGAATTAAGGGTGGAGCTGCTGGTGGCGGTTATTCCCAGGTAGTACCTATGGAAGATATTAATCTACACTTTACCGGTGATATTCATGCTATTGGTACTGCACATAACCTGTTGGCCGCTGCTTTAGATAATCATTTAAAGCAGGGGAATGAGCTGGGTATTGACCCGACCCAGATTACCTGGAAACGGGTTGTAGATATGAACGACCGTGCTTTAAGAAATATTGTTATTGGACTTGGCGGTAAAGCTCATGGTGTACCTCGTCAGGATGGTTTCATGATTACAGTAGCTTCTGAAATTATGGCTATTCTCTGTCTTGCCAGTGATTTAATGGACTTAAAAGAGCGTATGGGTAATATTGTAATTGGTTATACATATGAGGGCCGTCCTGTTCGTGCCAAGGAGCTTCAGGTACATGGTGCTATGGCGGCTCTGATGAAAGATGCAATCAAGCCAAACTTAGTTCAAACTTTAGAAAATACTCCTGCTTTCATCCACGGTGGACCATTTGCCAATATCGCTCATGGTTGTAACAGTATCATGGCTACTAAATTGGCAATGAAACTCTCTGATTATGTAATTACCGAGGCTGGATTTGGTGCTGATCTAGGTGCTGAAAAGTTTTTCAACATTAAGTGCCGTTTTGCTGGTTTGAAGCCTGACTGTGCTGTTATTGTTGCTACTGCCCGTGCTTTGAAGATGCATGGCGGTGTTCCAAAGAATAACCTGACAGAAGAGAACCTGGAGGCTTTAGCTAAGGGTATTGAAAACTTAGATAAGCATATCGAAAATGTTCAGAAGTTTAAGGTGCCTGTAGTAGTAGCTATCAACAGATTCCCAACTGATACTGAGGCTGAGCTTGAATTTATCAGAGAACACTGTGAGAAGTTGGGAGTTCCTGTTGCTCTGTCTGAAGTATGGGCAAAAGGTGGCGAAGGTGGTATTGAATTAGCTGAAACGGTACTTAAAGTTCTGGAGACTACTCCAGCTGAATTTGAGCCACTATATGATGTTAATCTGCCAATCAAAGAAAAGATTGAAACCATTGCTAAAGAGATTTATGGTGCCGATGGAGTTATCTTTACCAAAAACTGTGAAAAACAAATTGAAAAACTGACTGAGCACGGTTTTGATAAGATGCCAATCTGTATGGCTAAAACTCAAAACTCCATCTCTGATGATCCAACCTTGCTCGGTAGGCCGCGTAACTTCAAGATTACCGTTCGTGAGATTTATGTATCAGCCGGTGCAGGATTCCTGGTTGCATTGACCGGTGATGTTATGACTATGCCAGGCTTACCTAAGCGTCCAGCTGCTGTTGATATTGATGTGGATGCTGAAGGTAGGATTACTGGATTATTCTAA
- a CDS encoding secondary thiamine-phosphate synthase enzyme YjbQ, whose translation MEVLKIRTTSRDELVNITGKVEALVRDKGWKEGLIHIFVPHTTAGVTINEGADPTVKADLLMILDRLVPWEGGYRHLEGNSAAHMKASLLGSSVHIPLMEGKLQLGTWQSIYLAEFDGPRDRKVYISYIPV comes from the coding sequence ATGGAAGTATTGAAAATAAGAACAACATCCAGAGATGAATTGGTTAATATCACAGGAAAGGTAGAAGCATTGGTTAGAGATAAAGGGTGGAAAGAAGGCTTGATCCATATTTTCGTGCCTCATACTACTGCAGGTGTTACCATCAATGAAGGTGCAGACCCGACGGTCAAGGCCGATCTTTTAATGATTTTGGATCGGTTAGTTCCCTGGGAAGGAGGGTATCGCCATCTTGAAGGGAATTCAGCTGCTCATATGAAGGCCAGTCTTTTAGGAAGTTCTGTTCATATTCCGTTAATGGAAGGTAAACTTCAATTGGGAACATGGCAGAGTATTTATTTAGCCGAGTTTGATGGACCGAGAGATCGAAAAGTTTATATAAGTTATATACCTGTCTGA
- a CDS encoding YtrH family sporulation protein, translating to MINRLVAVFFTALGVILGGSFIGGLAALFTKDSPIKMMGEISQRLKLYAVVSSIGGTFNNLRILEGGFFQRELSIIFQQIVIIITGFIGANIGVWIIKTLIGGF from the coding sequence ATGATAAACCGATTGGTAGCAGTATTTTTTACTGCTCTGGGAGTAATACTGGGGGGATCTTTTATCGGAGGACTAGCAGCCCTCTTTACAAAAGATTCCCCTATTAAAATGATGGGAGAGATATCACAAAGGTTAAAATTATATGCTGTTGTCAGTTCCATTGGAGGAACATTTAATAATTTAAGAATTCTTGAGGGAGGATTTTTTCAGAGAGAACTTTCAATAATCTTTCAGCAAATAGTTATCATTATAACCGGTTTTATAGGTGCAAACATTGGTGTCTGGATCATAAAAACACTTATAGGAGGGTTTTAA
- a CDS encoding DNA polymerase III subunit alpha: protein MPDFVHLHLHSEYSLLDGAVRIDKLIERVKEYGMPAVAVTDHGVMYGAIKFYRQAKAAGIKPILGCEVYVAPRTRFDKEARVDEHSFHLTLLAENNEGYKNLLKLVSKASLEGFYYRPRIDLDLLRQHSEGLIALSGCLKGQIPTLLFQEQWEQAEGILEEYLLIFGENNFFIEIQDQGLEEQRILNPRLIRLAQKKGIPLAATNDVHYLDREDAYVHDILLCIQTGKTISDPDRLRFTSDQFYLKSQDEMVKLFEDWPEALSNTVKIAERCSVELDFDNFHLPHFVVPSEKRPVEYLKELCFNGAKKRYGHIDKKIKERLNYELNMIEKMGFTSYFLIVHDFVSYARKKGIPVGPGRGSAAGSLVAYVLEITDIDPIKYGLIFERFLNPERVTMPDIDIDFCYVRRDEVIRYVTEKYGKDHVAQIITFGTMAARAVVRDVGRVLEMPYSKVDKIARLIPEAPGMTIDKALDSSPDLKKIYHKDKEAQRLIEIGRKLEGLPRHASTHAAGVVISKDSLHNYTPIQRSKEGITTQYDMEDLEALGLLKMDFLGLRTLTVINDTLEMLKERGIEIDIRNLPLNDPRAYQLLREVKTAGIFQMESRLYQRLCKDLQPENFEDIIAMMALGRPGALQSGMVEDYIRCRHGEKQVEYLHPALKPILKETYGLILYQEQVMKIASQLANYTLGEADILRRGMGKKKKELIKQHRERFVKGAVQNNIPAEIANTIFDLMEYFGGYGFNKSHSAAYALIAYQTAYLKANYPVEFMAATLTSVMGSSKKVAYYIEECQKMGIEVLPPDVNQSGIHFTVVGPNRIRFGLAAVKNVGKSAIAELVKGRENRPYSSLTDLCHRVDTGKVNVRVLESLIKCGALDSLGGRRSQYMAILENVVQSAQYAQRHKVRGQISLVESMEGYEKQFNDQLPDLPEYPKEEILKMEKELLGLYLTAHPLDPYREKYHQWGRERVLELMELEDGDEVVVCGIISDLKLHTTKKGQIMAFITLEDWSGSVEGVVFPSQYNKAQYLIKRDQPVLILGKVNHKEDEISLIVDQILPLDQEFLIISLHIEEYGQDVLEELERGLKKHNGSIPVILKLIKNGKITTVITDERYWVNKEEITIEFLEQIVGKSNFCFS, encoded by the coding sequence ATGCCTGATTTTGTACATTTACATTTACATTCTGAGTATAGTTTACTCGATGGAGCTGTCCGGATTGATAAACTAATAGAGAGAGTTAAAGAATACGGAATGCCTGCTGTTGCGGTTACAGATCATGGTGTTATGTACGGAGCGATAAAATTTTACCGCCAGGCTAAGGCGGCCGGGATTAAACCCATACTTGGCTGTGAAGTCTATGTGGCACCCCGGACCCGTTTTGATAAAGAAGCGCGGGTTGATGAACATTCCTTTCATTTGACTTTATTGGCCGAGAATAATGAGGGATATAAAAATCTTTTAAAGTTGGTTTCAAAAGCATCTTTAGAAGGTTTTTATTATCGCCCGCGGATTGATCTAGATTTGCTGCGGCAGCATAGTGAAGGTTTGATAGCATTAAGTGGCTGCCTTAAGGGTCAAATTCCTACTTTACTTTTTCAGGAACAGTGGGAACAGGCAGAGGGAATCTTAGAGGAATATCTTCTGATCTTTGGTGAAAATAATTTCTTTATTGAAATTCAGGATCAGGGATTAGAAGAACAACGCATTTTAAACCCCAGATTAATCCGGTTAGCACAAAAGAAAGGGATTCCTCTCGCTGCAACCAATGATGTTCATTATCTTGACCGTGAAGATGCCTATGTTCATGATATTTTACTCTGTATTCAGACCGGTAAAACTATATCTGACCCCGATCGGTTAAGATTTACCAGTGATCAGTTTTATTTAAAAAGTCAAGATGAGATGGTTAAACTTTTTGAAGATTGGCCTGAAGCTTTGAGTAATACTGTAAAGATTGCGGAACGCTGTAGTGTTGAATTGGATTTTGATAATTTTCATCTACCACACTTTGTGGTGCCGTCAGAAAAAAGACCGGTGGAATATTTGAAAGAACTTTGTTTTAATGGAGCAAAAAAGAGATATGGTCATATAGATAAGAAGATTAAGGAACGGTTAAATTATGAGTTAAATATGATAGAAAAGATGGGTTTTACTTCATATTTCCTGATCGTTCACGATTTTGTTAGTTATGCCAGAAAAAAAGGGATTCCCGTCGGGCCGGGGCGGGGTTCGGCTGCGGGAAGTCTGGTAGCATATGTTCTGGAAATTACCGATATTGACCCCATCAAATATGGACTGATCTTTGAACGTTTCTTAAACCCGGAACGGGTTACCATGCCGGATATTGATATCGATTTTTGTTATGTTCGACGAGATGAGGTAATCCGCTATGTTACAGAAAAATATGGCAAAGATCATGTAGCCCAGATTATTACCTTTGGAACGATGGCAGCCCGGGCTGTTGTCCGGGATGTGGGGCGGGTTTTAGAAATGCCATACTCTAAAGTGGATAAGATTGCCAGATTAATCCCTGAGGCGCCGGGAATGACCATTGATAAAGCTCTCGATTCCTCTCCCGATTTAAAGAAAATTTATCATAAAGATAAGGAGGCCCAAAGGCTTATTGAGATAGGGCGTAAGTTAGAGGGGCTACCCCGTCATGCATCTACTCATGCGGCAGGGGTGGTGATTTCTAAAGATTCTTTGCATAACTATACACCGATCCAAAGGAGTAAAGAAGGAATTACAACTCAATATGATATGGAAGATTTAGAGGCTCTTGGCCTTTTGAAGATGGATTTTTTGGGACTACGTACTTTGACCGTTATAAACGATACTTTAGAGATGTTGAAAGAACGGGGAATTGAAATTGATATAAGGAATCTTCCATTAAATGATCCTCGAGCCTATCAGCTCCTTAGAGAGGTTAAAACGGCTGGTATTTTTCAGATGGAGTCTAGACTTTATCAAAGGCTTTGTAAAGACTTACAACCGGAAAATTTTGAAGATATAATTGCTATGATGGCATTAGGGCGACCGGGGGCATTACAGAGTGGAATGGTGGAAGACTATATCCGGTGCCGTCACGGTGAAAAACAGGTAGAGTATTTACACCCGGCTTTAAAACCAATTTTAAAAGAAACTTATGGCCTGATTCTTTATCAGGAACAGGTGATGAAGATTGCCAGTCAGTTAGCCAATTATACATTGGGCGAAGCAGATATTTTAAGAAGGGGGATGGGAAAAAAGAAAAAAGAACTGATCAAACAGCATCGGGAGCGTTTTGTAAAGGGAGCAGTTCAGAATAACATCCCTGCTGAAATTGCTAATACTATCTTTGATTTGATGGAATATTTCGGCGGTTATGGATTTAATAAGAGTCATAGTGCTGCCTATGCATTGATTGCCTATCAAACAGCATATTTAAAAGCAAACTATCCGGTAGAATTTATGGCTGCTACTTTAACCAGTGTGATGGGTTCCAGTAAGAAGGTTGCATATTACATTGAAGAATGCCAGAAGATGGGGATTGAGGTTTTACCTCCGGATGTAAATCAGAGCGGTATTCATTTCACGGTAGTTGGTCCCAATAGGATTCGTTTTGGTCTTGCTGCTGTAAAAAATGTTGGTAAAAGTGCTATTGCTGAACTGGTTAAAGGACGTGAAAATAGACCCTATAGTTCATTGACTGATCTCTGTCATCGTGTGGATACAGGCAAGGTCAATGTCAGAGTTTTAGAAAGCCTGATCAAATGTGGTGCGTTGGACTCATTAGGTGGACGCCGTTCTCAATATATGGCTATTTTAGAAAATGTGGTTCAAAGTGCTCAATATGCGCAGCGTCATAAAGTTAGAGGGCAGATTTCACTTGTTGAAAGTATGGAAGGATATGAAAAACAGTTTAATGATCAACTTCCAGATCTTCCCGAATACCCTAAAGAAGAGATACTAAAGATGGAGAAAGAACTTTTAGGGTTGTATCTTACGGCTCATCCGCTAGATCCTTATCGAGAAAAATACCATCAATGGGGCCGGGAGAGGGTTTTGGAGTTAATGGAGCTGGAAGATGGTGATGAGGTGGTTGTATGTGGAATTATCAGTGATTTAAAACTTCATACCACCAAAAAAGGTCAAATAATGGCTTTTATTACTCTGGAGGATTGGTCAGGAAGTGTGGAGGGGGTTGTTTTTCCATCACAGTATAATAAAGCTCAGTATCTAATAAAACGAGACCAGCCGGTTTTGATTTTGGGTAAAGTTAATCATAAAGAAGATGAAATAAGTTTGATTGTAGATCAAATTCTGCCATTAGATCAAGAATTTCTTATTATTTCTTTGCATATAGAAGAATATGGTCAAGATGTTTTAGAGGAATTAGAGAGGGGATTGAAGAAACATAATGGATCAATACCTGTTATTTTAAAGTTAATTAAAAACGGAAAAATAACTACAGTTATTACTGATGAAAGATATTGGGTAAATAAAGAAGAGATTACTATAGAGTTTTTAGAACAGATTGTCGGAAAAAGTAATTTTTGTTTTTCTTAA
- a CDS encoding phosphatidylglycerophosphatase A: protein MLREKVIQMLKDRGVELKEIAEIVYKLQSPFNPDLTMEECLESVERVMDKREVHHTVMTGIALDMAAENNALPEPLLTIIKNDEPLYGVDESLAVAIASIYGTIGFTSFGYLDKNKIGVMARLDDKNNGQVHCFLDDIIAGIASAASARLAHSRGNDIL from the coding sequence ATGTTAAGAGAAAAGGTAATCCAAATGTTAAAAGATCGCGGTGTTGAGTTAAAGGAGATTGCCGAGATTGTATATAAATTACAATCCCCCTTTAACCCTGATTTGACTATGGAAGAGTGTCTGGAGAGTGTGGAACGGGTTATGGATAAGCGGGAAGTTCATCATACTGTAATGACAGGAATTGCCCTGGATATGGCAGCTGAAAACAATGCTTTACCTGAACCATTACTAACAATCATCAAAAACGATGAACCCCTTTATGGTGTGGATGAATCTTTGGCAGTAGCTATTGCAAGTATTTATGGAACTATCGGTTTTACCAGTTTTGGTTATCTGGATAAAAATAAAATTGGAGTTATGGCAAGATTGGACGATAAAAATAATGGTCAGGTGCATTGTTTTCTGGATGATATTATTGCCGGAATTGCTTCAGCGGCATCTGCCAGATTGGCCCATAGCAGGGGGAATGATATACTATGA
- the aspA gene encoding aspartate ammonia-lyase has protein sequence METRKEHDSLGELDIPKDAYYGIQTIRAAENFPITGYKIHSELIIALAMVKKASAEANMQVGLLSKKIGNAIIKACDEVIAGKLHDQFIVDPIQGGAGTSFNMNMNEVIANRALEIIGEERGNYNFIHPNNHVNMGQSTNDVVPTAIRIATINLLNKAIHEFKGLKSAFEKKAEEFDQVLKMGRTHLQDAIPIRLGQEFGAYAAVIGRDIKRLTRTLDNLKTINLGATAVGTGLNADQEYIKIVTRKLNLISGLDLKQAEDLVDATQNTDALVEVSATLKGAAVNLSKIANDLRLMASGPKCGFNEIELPAMQPGSSIMPGKVNPVIAEVVNQVAFQVIGNDLTITLASEAGQLELNVMGPVLVFNLLQSIDILKNAVSVFNKKCVQGIKANIERCKELVENSVGVITAINPHVGYETAARIAKKAIQTGRPVREIVLEEGVLTEEELDIILNPYEMTQPGIAGKELFKANDNAS, from the coding sequence ATGGAAACCAGAAAGGAACATGATTCACTGGGAGAACTGGATATACCAAAAGATGCATATTATGGTATTCAGACAATTAGAGCAGCTGAAAACTTTCCAATTACCGGGTATAAGATTCATTCGGAATTGATAATTGCCCTGGCAATGGTTAAGAAAGCTTCTGCTGAAGCTAATATGCAAGTTGGACTTTTAAGTAAAAAAATAGGTAATGCTATTATTAAAGCATGTGATGAAGTGATTGCAGGAAAACTTCATGATCAATTTATTGTAGACCCGATTCAGGGTGGAGCAGGGACCTCTTTTAACATGAATATGAATGAAGTTATTGCTAATCGTGCCCTGGAAATTATCGGTGAGGAGAGGGGAAATTATAATTTTATTCATCCTAATAATCATGTTAATATGGGACAGTCTACTAACGATGTAGTACCAACTGCCATTCGGATTGCTACTATTAATTTATTAAATAAAGCTATCCATGAGTTTAAGGGTTTAAAATCTGCTTTTGAGAAGAAGGCAGAAGAATTTGATCAGGTTTTAAAAATGGGCCGGACCCATTTACAGGATGCTATTCCCATCCGTCTTGGTCAGGAATTTGGAGCTTATGCAGCGGTGATTGGACGTGATATTAAACGGCTAACCCGGACTTTGGATAATTTAAAGACTATTAATCTGGGAGCTACTGCTGTAGGTACTGGTTTAAATGCTGATCAGGAGTATATTAAGATCGTTACCCGAAAGTTGAATTTAATCTCAGGTCTTGATTTAAAACAGGCAGAAGATCTGGTGGATGCAACTCAGAACACAGATGCATTGGTAGAAGTTTCTGCTACCCTTAAAGGTGCTGCTGTAAATCTTTCCAAAATAGCCAATGATTTGCGCCTTATGGCCTCTGGTCCCAAATGTGGATTTAATGAAATAGAACTACCTGCCATGCAACCTGGTTCTTCTATTATGCCGGGAAAAGTGAATCCGGTTATAGCAGAGGTTGTAAACCAGGTTGCTTTTCAGGTGATAGGAAATGATTTAACCATTACTCTTGCCTCTGAAGCAGGTCAGTTGGAGTTAAATGTAATGGGGCCGGTATTGGTTTTCAACCTGTTGCAATCCATCGATATACTCAAAAATGCGGTATCTGTATTTAACAAAAAATGTGTGCAAGGGATTAAGGCAAATATAGAGCGTTGTAAAGAGCTGGTAGAAAACAGTGTAGGTGTTATCACTGCCATTAATCCTCATGTAGGGTATGAAACGGCTGCGCGAATTGCTAAAAAAGCAATTCAGACCGGGCGACCAGTTCGTGAAATTGTACTGGAAGAAGGAGTATTAACAGAAGAAGAATTGGATATCATCTTAAACCCTTATGAAATGACTCAACCCGGAATTGCTGGTAAGGAACTTTTTAAGGCTAATGATAATGCTAGTTAA
- a CDS encoding COG2426 family protein: MHIFQFFNQYLSKELAVLLTAAFPFVELRGAIPLAMALGLPAYKAFILSVIGNILPIIPLLLLLDPITEFLSRRFRIFARFFDWLHARTIRKSDKVEKYGALGLIIFTAVPLPTTGAWTACVAAILFHISFYRAFFAISGGVLIAGILVTLISSGVF; this comes from the coding sequence ATGCATATTTTTCAATTTTTTAATCAATATTTATCTAAAGAGTTAGCTGTTCTTTTAACGGCGGCATTTCCCTTCGTAGAATTGAGAGGAGCCATTCCTTTGGCAATGGCCCTTGGTTTACCTGCTTATAAAGCTTTTATCTTAAGTGTTATTGGAAATATTTTACCGATTATTCCACTACTGCTGCTGTTGGATCCTATCACTGAATTCTTGTCCCGGCGTTTTAGAATCTTTGCTAGATTCTTCGATTGGCTTCATGCCCGGACAATACGAAAAAGTGATAAAGTAGAAAAATATGGGGCATTAGGATTGATCATCTTTACCGCAGTTCCATTGCCGACTACAGGAGCCTGGACTGCCTGTGTGGCCGCAATCCTTTTTCATATCTCTTTTTATCGTGCTTTTTTTGCCATCAGTGGAGGTGTATTGATTGCCGGAATTCTGGTCACGCTGATCAGTAGTGGGGTGTTTTAA
- the mtrB gene encoding trp RNA-binding attenuation protein MtrB — translation MNDVSADYVVIKALEDGVTIIGLTRGEVTRFHHSEKLDEGEVMIAQFTVNTSAIKIRGKAEILTRHGVIKSGKE, via the coding sequence ATGAATGATGTCTCAGCAGACTATGTTGTTATCAAAGCTTTAGAGGATGGGGTAACTATTATTGGTCTTACCCGTGGTGAAGTGACTCGCTTTCATCATTCAGAAAAATTGGATGAAGGTGAGGTTATGATTGCCCAATTTACTGTAAATACTTCTGCGATCAAAATTCGCGGCAAGGCTGAAATACTTACACGGCATGGTGTGATCAAAAGCGGTAAAGAATGA
- a CDS encoding glutamate decarboxylase, whose amino-acid sequence MWQVVYIASNKKQAENMKNRLIQEGFLVKIEPMGSKESDGYQILVPEGEALEVADFLSQSYDY is encoded by the coding sequence ATGTGGCAGGTGGTATATATCGCGTCAAATAAAAAACAGGCTGAAAATATGAAAAATAGGTTAATCCAGGAAGGGTTTTTAGTAAAAATTGAGCCTATGGGTTCTAAAGAATCTGATGGTTACCAGATTTTGGTACCCGAGGGAGAAGCTCTGGAGGTGGCAGATTTTCTTTCCCAAAGTTACGACTATTGA
- the accD gene encoding acetyl-CoA carboxylase, carboxyltransferase subunit beta, protein MFKDFFRNRNKYVTVKRDRNGDEKLHKSEGVFSPQGKTKEGDQLWIKCDFCQEIIFNKKLMENQMVCPVCDYHFRVSARDRLKWLLDEGSFIELFSEIVSDNPLNFKGYSEKLQKAQKETGLNEAVVTGRGKLKGIPIAIGVMDFSFAGGSMGSAVGEKVTSLIEYALSKRLPLIIISTAGGARMQEGMLSLMQMAKTSAALAKFDSAGLLYISILTDPTSGGVTASYAMLGDINLAEPGALIAFAGPRVIKQTIRQELPEGFQKAEFLLEHGMIDRVVHRHKLRDELFRILQMHRLVGEVS, encoded by the coding sequence ATGTTTAAAGATTTTTTTAGAAATCGTAATAAATACGTAACAGTTAAACGGGACAGAAATGGAGATGAAAAATTGCATAAATCAGAGGGTGTTTTCTCACCTCAGGGAAAAACTAAAGAGGGAGATCAACTCTGGATCAAGTGCGATTTCTGTCAAGAGATTATTTTTAATAAAAAATTGATGGAGAATCAGATGGTCTGCCCGGTCTGTGACTATCATTTTCGAGTTTCAGCTAGAGATCGTTTAAAATGGCTTTTAGATGAAGGGTCTTTTATTGAACTTTTCTCTGAAATTGTTTCGGATAACCCCTTGAATTTTAAGGGGTATTCTGAAAAATTGCAAAAGGCCCAAAAGGAGACCGGATTAAATGAAGCAGTGGTTACAGGGAGAGGAAAACTAAAAGGAATTCCTATTGCTATTGGGGTTATGGATTTTTCTTTTGCTGGTGGAAGTATGGGTTCTGCTGTAGGTGAAAAAGTTACCTCTTTAATAGAATATGCACTAAGCAAACGTTTGCCACTTATAATAATCTCCACTGCTGGTGGCGCCAGAATGCAGGAAGGAATGCTTTCTTTAATGCAGATGGCCAAGACAAGTGCTGCTCTGGCCAAATTTGATAGTGCGGGTTTACTCTATATTTCCATTTTAACAGATCCGACCAGTGGTGGGGTAACAGCGAGTTATGCCATGTTGGGTGATATTAACTTAGCAGAACCTGGTGCTTTGATAGCCTTTGCCGGTCCGCGGGTGATTAAGCAAACTATTAGACAGGAATTACCAGAAGGATTTCAGAAAGCAGAGTTTTTACTCGAACACGGAATGATAGATCGGGTTGTACATCGGCATAAGTTGCGGGATGAATTGTTCAGAATTCTTCAAATGCATAGATTGGTAGGTGAAGTAAGTTGA
- a CDS encoding acetyl-CoA carboxylase carboxyltransferase subunit alpha has product MNILEFERPIYELEKKIEELRAFMEEQNIDLSEEIQRLEEKLVGISENIYNNLHPWQILQIARHPERPLTSDYIELICDDFIELHGDRRFGDDPAIIGGIGLIEGNPVTIIGHQKGKTTKENLKRNFGMAHPEGYRKALRLMKQAEKFNRPIITFINTPGAYPGIGAEERGQAEAIARNLFEMSKLRVPILVYVIGEGGSGGALGIGVGDKIIMFQFSYYSVCSPEACASILWRNAAEAKAASEALRLTASDLLELGIVDDVLIEPRGGAHKDPTGMAKTLKESILKNLNDLRKLSREELLARRYNKYRKIGQFLMQQLNKNKME; this is encoded by the coding sequence ATGAATATTTTAGAATTTGAACGCCCGATCTATGAGCTGGAGAAGAAGATTGAGGAATTAAGGGCCTTTATGGAAGAACAGAATATTGATCTTTCAGAGGAGATTCAACGGTTGGAAGAAAAATTGGTAGGGATAAGTGAGAATATTTATAATAATCTCCATCCATGGCAGATATTGCAGATTGCCCGTCATCCGGAACGTCCTCTCACCAGTGATTATATAGAGCTGATCTGTGATGATTTTATCGAGTTGCACGGAGATCGTCGATTTGGTGATGATCCGGCTATTATAGGCGGGATTGGCTTAATTGAAGGTAATCCTGTCACCATTATTGGGCATCAAAAGGGAAAAACTACCAAAGAAAATCTTAAGCGCAATTTCGGGATGGCTCATCCTGAAGGTTATCGGAAGGCTTTACGACTAATGAAGCAGGCTGAGAAATTCAATCGTCCTATTATAACTTTTATTAATACTCCGGGTGCTTATCCGGGGATAGGAGCTGAAGAGAGAGGACAAGCAGAGGCAATTGCAAGAAATCTTTTTGAAATGTCTAAGTTGAGAGTTCCAATTCTGGTTTATGTGATTGGTGAAGGAGGTAGCGGTGGCGCTCTGGGAATTGGTGTAGGGGATAAGATTATTATGTTTCAATTTAGTTATTACTCTGTCTGTTCACCTGAAGCCTGTGCATCAATTCTCTGGAGAAATGCTGCAGAAGCAAAAGCTGCTTCAGAAGCATTGCGTCTGACCGCTTCGGATCTTTTAGAATTGGGAATTGTGGATGATGTTTTAATAGAGCCCCGCGGAGGTGCTCATAAAGATCCGACTGGTATGGCTAAAACTTTAAAAGAATCAATCCTTAAAAACTTAAATGACTTAAGAAAACTTTCTAGAGAAGAATTGTTGGCTAGAAGGTATAATAAGTATAGAAAAATAGGTCAATTTTTGATGCAGCAACTCAATAAGAATAAAATGGAATAA